CGGTGTGCTCCCGGTTCTGCCGCGATGGACTGTGCCTACCATCTCGGCCAGGGTTTGCCCTTGTGTCAGGGTGAGGGCTTGCCCACCTTTACGGGCTTCAACGATCAACTCGCCCGAGAGGATATACGCTGCGTTCGGCATGGGGTGGCTGTGCCAGGGTAACTGCGTATTCGCGGGGATCTTGAGTCGCAACAGCGTGAGTTCCGGCGGGCCGGAGGGATAAGCCTTGTAAGGTGTTCCGTCCCATGAAGCGCTGCTCTGCAGCAGGATTTCCTTTTCGATTTGCACGACGTTTTTCGGCTGGCTGCTGCAGCCTAGGGCAGACAAGCAGGCCGCTGTTGCGATCAAGCATTTGAGGGCTTCCATGGTTTGGTTTCATCCCGTTCGCTGAGTGGCCGGCCAGGCTACGATCGCTGTTCGGGGAGGGATGCCGGAAGGTGCCTAAAATAATGTGGGTGTCATCCGTTATTGGCCTGTGCGAATACACAGCTCGGCCGTGGCGCGGATCATCGCCAGTTGCCGCAGCGGGTCGTTCAGCGGCTCATGCACCGCTTCGGCCAGCCAGTGAGGGCACTGCGGGTCGGTACGTTGGGGGGTGAAGTCCGCCAGTTGTTGCAGCAGGCGTGTTTGCAATTGATCCAGCTGCGGGCGAATCTGCTTCACCAGGTCCGGGCGCGGATCGTCGGGTGCCTTGCCCTGGAACTGCCAATCGGACAGGTGGGTGTACTGCACCAGCTTGTTTGCCTCGATCTGGGCCGAGAAGAATTGCTCGGCGGCGGCGGGTGCCAGTTTGTAGCTCGGCGCCTGGGCGACAACGCTGGCGATCACTTCTTGTTCGCGCTTCTTATCCTCTACAGGTTTTTTGCTGTCCCATTTGCTCAAGGCCACCTGGTCGGCGATCTCCAGGCGCTCGGCGATGCTGTTGAGTAAAGGCTCAAGCGTAGGTGGCGCAGCCAATGCACTGGCGCTGATAAAGAACAAAGTGAACGCAAGTCGATGTTTCAAAGGAAATCCCCCTGTAGGAGCGAGCTTGCTCGCGAAGGTCGTTAACGATAACGCGTAAATGTTGAAGAAATGCGGTGCCCTGGCGTTTTTCGCGAGCAAGCTCGCTCCTACAGTGGTCGCGTAGGGCTCAAGCCAACCCCAAATCCACCGCCCTCCGTCTTCGATGGTCAGCCATATGCTCGACCGCCGAGCAGCCACCTGACAATCCCCAGGCAAAAAAAGACCTCCCGAAGGAGGTCTTTTCGCATCACGCCACCTTAAGCAGCGCTACCGGATCAGCAGCTGTAGTACAGCTCGTATTCCAGTGGGTGTACGAAGGTGCGTACTTTGATTTCTTCTTCGCTTTTCAGCTCGATGTAGGCATCGATGAAGTCGTCGCTGAATACGCCGCCTTTGGTCAGGAACGCACGGCCCTTGTCCAGCTCTTCCAGGGCTTCTTTCAGGCTGCCGCACACTTGTGGGATCTCTTTGGCCTCTTCAGGCGGCAGGTCGTACAAGTTTTTGTCGGCGGCGTCGCCAGGGTGGATCTTGTTCTGGATACCGTCCAGGCCGGCCATGACCAGGGCAGCGAAGGCCAGGTATGGGTTGGCTGCTGGATCCGGGAAGCGAGCTTCGATACGGCGAGCGCGCGGGCTGGATACGTAAGGAATACGGATCGAGGCGGAACGGTTGCGAGCCGAGTAGGCCAGCATGACCGGTGCTTCGAAACCTGGGACCAGACGCTTGTAGGAGTTGGTCGACGGGTTGGTGAAGCCGTTCAGGGCCTTACCGTGCTTGATGATGCCGCCGATGAAGTACAGGGCGGTGTCGGACAGGCCGGCATAACCTTCGCCAGCGAAGGTGTTCTTGCCTTCTTTGGCGATGGACAGGTGAACGTGCATACCCGAACCGTTATCGCCGTACAGTGGCTTAGGCATGAAGGTAGCGGTACGGCCGTAGGCATCAGCCACGTTGTGTACGCAGTACTTCAGGGTCTGGACTTCGTCAGCCTTGGCGACCAGGGTGTTGAACTTCACACCGATTTCGTTCTGGCCGGCAGTCGCCACTTCGTGGTGGTGAACTTCGATGACCAGGCCCATTTCTTCCATGGCGTTGCACATGGAGGTACGGATTTCGTGGTCGTGGTCGAACGGCGGAACCGGGAAGTAGCCACCTTTGATGCCTGGACGGTGGCCTTTGTTGCCGCCTTCCACGTCCTGGTCGGACATCCACGAACCTTGTTCGGAGAAGATCTTGAACATCGAACCGGAGATGTCGGACTTGAACTTGACCGAATCAAAGATGAAGAATTCCGGCTCCGGGCCTACGAATACGGTGTCGCCGATACCGGTGGACTTCAGGTATTCCTCGGCACGCTTGGCGATCGCACGTGGGTCGCGGTCGTAGCCTTGCATGGTCGAAGGCTCGATCACGTCGCAGACGATGATCAGGGTTGGGTCTTCGGTGAACGGGTCGAGGACGGCAGTGCTGTCGTCCGGCATCAGGATCATGTCGGAGGCTTCGATGCCTTTCCAGCCAGCGATGGAGGAGCCGTCGAACATTTTGCCTTCTTCGAAGAAAGCATCATCCAGCGCGTCGCGAGCCGGCATGGTCACGTGGTGCTGAGTGCCTTTGGTGTCCGTGAAGCGCAGATCAATCCATTTAACGTCATGATCTTTGATGAGTTGAACCGACTTCGACATAGTGTCCTCCGGGTGGCTTCGGGCTGGGGTAGTGGAGTTAGCCCTTAGAATGTGGGTGATGCCGGCGCGGATAGTCCGCCATGGCAACCTGCCTCACAAGAGAGCAAATTGCATGCCAGTGCGCCAACATGGGTTTTTTGCTCCAAAAACGCCCTATAAAGGGTACATAGCGACAAAAGCCTGAAATACGAGCACCGAAATGTGGCGCAAGGCGATGCAAATGCACCTCTTTAGTGCGAGTCGAGTGTTGTGCATATTAACTGGTTAAACCTTGAGCGATTTCCGCTATAATCCGCGCCCCCCTTTTTCGGCAGGCCCTGCGCGCGCTGTTTCCATGAAATTAATCGTTAAAGTCTTCCCCGAGATCACCATCAAGAGCCGACCGGTACGGATGCGTTTCATCCGTCAGTTGGCCAAGAACATCCGTGCCGTGCTCCGCGATCTGGACCCGGCTGTGGTGGTGAACGGTGTGTGGGACAACCTCGAGCTGGAAACCCGCCTGACCGACGTCAAAGCCTTGAAGGACATGACCGAGCGCCTGAGCTGCATGCCGGGTATCGCGCATTTCCTGCAGGTGGATGAGTACCCGCTGGGGGACTTCGACGACATCACCGAAAAATGCAAACGGCACTTCGGCGACAGCCTTGAAGGCAAGATTTTTTCGGTGCGGTGCAAGCGTGCCGGCAAGCACCCGTTCAGCTCCATGGACGTCGAGAAATACGTCGGCAGCAAGCTGCGTCGCGAGTGCGGCGCCGCAGGAATTTCCCTCAAGG
This genomic window from Pseudomonas marginalis contains:
- a CDS encoding cupin domain-containing protein; this translates as MEALKCLIATAACLSALGCSSQPKNVVQIEKEILLQSSASWDGTPYKAYPSGPPELTLLRLKIPANTQLPWHSHPMPNAAYILSGELIVEARKGGQALTLTQGQTLAEMVGTVHRGRTGSTPVELLVFYAGSAGMPLSQPH
- a CDS encoding chorismate mutase, which produces MKHRLAFTLFFISASALAAPPTLEPLLNSIAERLEIADQVALSKWDSKKPVEDKKREQEVIASVVAQAPSYKLAPAAAEQFFSAQIEANKLVQYTHLSDWQFQGKAPDDPRPDLVKQIRPQLDQLQTRLLQQLADFTPQRTDPQCPHWLAEAVHEPLNDPLRQLAMIRATAELCIRTGQ
- the glnA gene encoding glutamate--ammonia ligase → MSKSVQLIKDHDVKWIDLRFTDTKGTQHHVTMPARDALDDAFFEEGKMFDGSSIAGWKGIEASDMILMPDDSTAVLDPFTEDPTLIIVCDVIEPSTMQGYDRDPRAIAKRAEEYLKSTGIGDTVFVGPEPEFFIFDSVKFKSDISGSMFKIFSEQGSWMSDQDVEGGNKGHRPGIKGGYFPVPPFDHDHEIRTSMCNAMEEMGLVIEVHHHEVATAGQNEIGVKFNTLVAKADEVQTLKYCVHNVADAYGRTATFMPKPLYGDNGSGMHVHLSIAKEGKNTFAGEGYAGLSDTALYFIGGIIKHGKALNGFTNPSTNSYKRLVPGFEAPVMLAYSARNRSASIRIPYVSSPRARRIEARFPDPAANPYLAFAALVMAGLDGIQNKIHPGDAADKNLYDLPPEEAKEIPQVCGSLKEALEELDKGRAFLTKGGVFSDDFIDAYIELKSEEEIKVRTFVHPLEYELYYSC